The window GAGCAGTCGCCACGATACAAAAAATCCAGTGCCAAATGGCGCGGCACAGATATCGATGACGATCCGCTCGCGTTTGAGTCGCAGGTAGAGGCGTTTGGTTGAGAGCAATCCACCTTCATTAATCCGCACGCGTTGTTCCTTGAGCTTGGGGATTTCCCGCGCCACCAATCCCGCGGTGGTCCGGTCGTAGAACTCTTCCGGCGAAAAGGACAGGTTCTCGATGAGTTTGCACCAATGCGACCACAACACCAATGGCGGCTGTCGCTTTCCAAAACCTAACATGGTGACACCCTTTGCGCAGAAGGAATGATTGTTGTTGCCTGCCGCGAAAATAGACCGATCGTTGAAACCAAACAACTTTACGTTTGGCATTCGACAGGTCTGCCAACGTCGCCCAGCGCTAAGTCTAAGGGCGGCGGTTTTCACGCCCCGCAATTGCGCATCGGCGAATGCTGTGCCATGCTGCTTCTAGAACAGTTCGTCCCCACCCCTTCATCCTCCTCCCGCGAACGCGTTGCCGGCCGGCACGGAGTTCACACCTGCGATTGTCGCAAGTGCGGATTGCTCCCCGTCCGTCAACACCCACCGCCGGTGGGAGGAGTTCGATCATGAGTGCTCAATCGCAACTGTCCGTTCCGTTGTCCCGTCTTTTGCCAAGCAAGCGTAACCCGCGCCGGGTCAAACCCGATCGCGAAGCCCATCGCCGACTTGTGGCATTGATCAACGCACATGGATTGCTCCAGCCGTTGGTTGTCCGACCCTGCGAAGGCAAGCCCAAAGACTATCTGGTCATCGCCGGCAACCGGCGATTAGGGGCGTTGCGGGAAATTTATCGCAACAACGGCGACCCGAAGATTCCCTGCGTGCTGCGCAACGTGGATGACGATACCGCCGACGCGCTGTCCCTGGGTGAGAATTTCGGCCGCGAGCCGATGCACCCGCTGGATGAAGCCGAGGCGTTCGCCAAGCTGGCCAGCCAGGATGGTAAAGGTGCCGAAGTGATTGCATCCGAGTTCGGTGTCACCGACCGTTATGTCCGCCAGCGCATGAAGCTTTCGACGCTGGCGGCGCCGATCAAGAATGCGTACCGCGACGGTGAGATCGACACCGGCACCGCCGAGGCGTTCGCTGCGGTGCCTTCAGATCGTCAACTTGCCGTGTGGAAGGAACTCGACGGCCGTCCGCGGCACGCCGAGCATGTGAAGAACGTCATCGCCCACGAGTGGATCGATGCCGGGCTTGCTCAGTTCGACCGAAGTCTCATCCCCGAATCTGCCATCACCCAGGACCTGTTCGCCGAGCGCGTGCTCGTCGAACGTCAGGCGTTTCTGGATGCCCAAGCCAACGCACTGCTGACCGAGAAGCAGGCGTTGACCGAGGACGGTTGGTCGGAGGTCATCGTCTCTAAGCGTCAGGATGTTCAGGATCGGTTGTACGCGATGGATCCGCTGCCGAAGGAATTCGACAGCGCGACCACGAAGAAGCTGGCGAAGCTCGACGCGGATCAGAAGAAGCTCGATAAAGTCGCCGAAACGATCGACGATGGTGATGAAGTTCGCATCGAGCGGATACAGTCGCGTTACGACGCCTTGGATGAAAAGGCCCGGCAGATCGAGGCGGCGGCACCTGTCTGTTATTCCGAACCGACCAAAGCGCGGGCGACGGTGTTTCTGCTGATGGACCCGGACGGCCGGGTGCATCGGGAGTACCGTCTTCCCCGGCGCAAGTCACAGCCGTCGGGTCGTTCCAACGGTGATGCCGCCGACGACAATGGCGCCGCGGAATCCGCCAAGCCACCGACGTCGGACGATGTCAGCGATCGCCAACGATCGACGACGTTCACCCATCAGGCTTTGTGCGTTCGTGAAGCAGTCTTGAAGAACGCCGCGGTGCGAAAGCGACTGCTCGCCCTCATGCTCCACGACAAGGTGCGCAGCGAAGCCATCGCGATCCGCCACGATGTGAACGGCACGAACCTGCACGCCGACAACGGCGAGGAGTTTAAGAGTCCGGCGCACGATCGAGTCAAGGCGGTTCGTGCCAAGCTCGATCCACTCATCGGCAACCAGCATGTTAATGACGTTGAGGCGTTCGAGTCGTTGGGAAAACTCTCCGACAAGAAGCTCGACGGATTGATTGATGTATTGCTCGTCGGATTGCTTGTTGCTCATCCGCAGCGAGCCACTCCGTTGATTGCTTATCTGGCTGCTGAACTAAACGTCAACGTCCGCGACGACTGGACGCCCGATGCCGCGTGGCTGGGCAGCTACCAGAAGATCCAGCTCGCCCACTTATGCACAGAATTTGCCGGAACGATGGCTGCCCCGCCAGCAAATCGCAAGAAGAGCGAGCTGGTCAAGCAGCTCAGCCAGTTGTTTGTCGACGCCCGCAACGGCGAGATCGGCGACAAGGCGTTGGCCGACAGTGTCAACACCTGGCTGCCGGCGAATTTTCGACCCGATGCCACCAACCAGTGACGGTCACCAACCCTCACTACCCGGGAACCGTCCGACCGACGGTTCCTTTTTTCCGCAAGCTTCCGGACTTTAATGCTTTACTAACTTCATGACTCTCACTGACGACGCCAATTTGACCTCAAGCGACCCGTTAAACGTGCTCGTCAAAATTTCAAACCCGTGATACATTGAATGTTTATGAAGACGTACGCGTACACAATTCTCATTCACCCCGCCGAACTTGATGGAGGTGGTTTTTGGGTCGAAGTTCCAGCGCTTCCCGGCTGCATCACGCAGGGCGAAACGGTCGAAGTCTGTGTTGAGCGCGCGCACGAGGCAATCGCGTGCTACATCGAAGGCTTGCTCAAAGACGGCGAACCGGTCCCGCTTGAGCCGCAGCCTACGATCCAGCCAACAACCTCGCTCCGCATTAGCGTGCCTGTTGCAACTCCATGAGCAAGCTCCCGTCCGTCACGGCGCGGGAAGCTGTTGCCGCACTCCAGAGAGC of the Planctomycetia bacterium genome contains:
- a CDS encoding ParB/RepB/Spo0J family partition protein — encoded protein: MSAQSQLSVPLSRLLPSKRNPRRVKPDREAHRRLVALINAHGLLQPLVVRPCEGKPKDYLVIAGNRRLGALREIYRNNGDPKIPCVLRNVDDDTADALSLGENFGREPMHPLDEAEAFAKLASQDGKGAEVIASEFGVTDRYVRQRMKLSTLAAPIKNAYRDGEIDTGTAEAFAAVPSDRQLAVWKELDGRPRHAEHVKNVIAHEWIDAGLAQFDRSLIPESAITQDLFAERVLVERQAFLDAQANALLTEKQALTEDGWSEVIVSKRQDVQDRLYAMDPLPKEFDSATTKKLAKLDADQKKLDKVAETIDDGDEVRIERIQSRYDALDEKARQIEAAAPVCYSEPTKARATVFLLMDPDGRVHREYRLPRRKSQPSGRSNGDAADDNGAAESAKPPTSDDVSDRQRSTTFTHQALCVREAVLKNAAVRKRLLALMLHDKVRSEAIAIRHDVNGTNLHADNGEEFKSPAHDRVKAVRAKLDPLIGNQHVNDVEAFESLGKLSDKKLDGLIDVLLVGLLVAHPQRATPLIAYLAAELNVNVRDDWTPDAAWLGSYQKIQLAHLCTEFAGTMAAPPANRKKSELVKQLSQLFVDARNGEIGDKALADSVNTWLPANFRPDATNQ
- a CDS encoding type II toxin-antitoxin system HicB family antitoxin; its protein translation is MKTYAYTILIHPAELDGGGFWVEVPALPGCITQGETVEVCVERAHEAIACYIEGLLKDGEPVPLEPQPTIQPTTSLRISVPVATP